The nucleotide sequence AGACCTGGAACCTTAAACTTCAGTTCCTGAATCTAGTCCCCAGGCTGCTTCTTGCAAGTAGGAAAAAAAGAGTCCGCAGGCAAGGATCATCAACTCTTCTCCCGGTTTGGATAGGCATATAAGAAGGAAGAAGGTGGAAAATAAGAGTCCGCTAAGAAAATCCTTCTTTCCCTTCCAGAGGACCCAAACCATTCCTAAAAACAAGAGTACCGATTTGAATAGAGACGGTCCTAAACTAGGATGAGGAGGCTCATATAAGATCCAAGCTCCGGAAACCAAAACACAAATTCCTAAAATTAGAATACGAACTTGTTTCGGAACGGAGAAAATTAGAAATAAGGAAAGTGCTGGGATCAAAAAAGGAGAAAGTTCCCTTCTGGAAAAGGAAAGGATACAGGATCCTGCCAATATTAGAATTCCTAAAGTTTCTCTAAAAGCTGGAGAGCGGCTTCCTAAAAAAGAAAATCCTCCGGAAGAGATCATACCGGCAAGGCTTAATGACACCAGATCCAAAATGAATTCCGCGGAGGTGCCGTCCCAAAAGGAAAGAACACATAGTGAAGCGGGAAAAAGTAAAAAACTGAGATTGGGTCTAAGGGTTTTGGAAGAATGGAACTGGGAAAATGCGATCGTAAGACAGAGTACCAAGGAACCGGAAAAAGGAAACCCATAGGTTTTGAAAAACAGATAAGCTGAGGTGAAGAATAGAAAAACCATTTGTATCTATTATGAAATTCCAGTATTCTGACGAATCAAACCGTTATGATCCTGAACGAGATTATCATCCAGACGGAAAAGATAGACGGCGTTCAAGTTCTGAAATTGCAGGGTTCTATCAACTCCTTTACGGAGAAAAAATTTAAGGATGTACTATCCTTGGCGGTACGTCAGGGACCGGTCATCATGGATATGGAAGACGTTCATTTGGTATCCTCCACCGGGGTCCAGGCCTTAAAGGAAGTTAGTCAATCCAGTTTCGCAACTAAGAACAAACTGGTTCTTGTAAATATTTCCAAAGCGGTGATCAATGTTTTTAAGATGGCCGGCTTAAGCGGATTTTTCCTAATTGCAAACGACGAAGAGGCAGCATTAAAGATGGCCTCTAAAAGATGATAATCTAAGATCTAAGATGAAATCTCGGAAATAAAAAATGAAATCTGAAAAAACTTCCTCCTTTAATTATTTTAGAAAGGCTTGGCACTTACTAGGACTGATCATTCCCGCCTTTTATTATTTCGATGTATTTCACGGCCAATTTTCGTTAATGTATGCCACCAGGGCCATTCTGACCGTTTTACTCGTTCTATGTCTGGGGCTTTTGGTCCTATTAGAATGGGCGCGGTTCCATATTCCTGTCGTCCAGACGGTATTCGTAAAGTTAGCCGGTCCTTTATTGAAGGAAGAGGAGAAATCCAGGATCAACGGGACCTTTCCTTATTTTCTTTCCATCACGCTTGTGGTATTTTTTTTTCCTCCTGATATTGCGATCCTTTCTTTATTATTCTTAGTCATTGGAGATCCGATGGCTGCTTGGGTCGGGACCCATTTCGGAAAGAACAGATTTTCGAACGGAAAATCTAAGGAAGGGATTTTAGCGTTTATTTTATCTTCCGCCGTCGTAGGACTTTGGTTTCTCTCTGTGATTCAGTCGGGCTCCAGAGAATTCGGGATCTATCAATTTTCTTCCGGAGAATTTTGGCAGAATGTAATTTTGATCCTGCCTGCAGTAATCGCTGCCGCCGTAACCGAATTGTATAGTGGAACGTATTGGAACGGGATCGTAGATGATAATCTTCTGATCCCGGTAGTGTCTGCGGTTGTATTAGGACTTTTCTCGTATTTTACTCTGAATCTGAGCGTAGATCAGATCTTTTTAAATCCGATGCAGATCTTCGAGATGTATTAGGAAATCGAATTTTCTTTTCTGCGGGGGTTCAATTTAAGGAGTTTTTTCCGCAGGAAGGACATGATATACGAAATCGATCCTGGTTTTTGTGCTGCCTTTGATCCCTTTTGCAGACCAGGTAAATTCTAAGTCGGTCGGAAAAATCGAAGTCTCATACGGATATTGTCCTAAACGATTTTCCTTTTTTTGTTTTTCTTTCACCATAGAACCTAGATAATTAAAAGAACCGATCCAATCTTCTCCGATCTCGAAACCTTCCATCTTACCTTTTACGCCTGCAAATTCGTACATCGCAAAGTAGGTTTCTTGGATCTGTTTTCTTTCTTCCGGACTCATTCTGCGGTTCATTCGAAGCACGAACCCTGGAGTTTCTCTGGCATGGAAATAAAGATAGTTGCCAAGCTCCTCCCAAGTATTCGGCTTTTTGGCATTCGGAATATCCACCGAATATTTTTTATTCAAGGGAGAAGGTTCCCTGCACACTCCATCTCTCGTGAAATAGTCGCAAAGTTCCACATTGTTCACGGAAAGAACGGAAGGTTCGCAGGCCATAAAGGCAAATAAGAATAGATAAGTTGGTTTAACGTTTTTCCAAAGAGCTAACATAAGATTCTCGTAAATTAGTAAAAAAGTATAAAACTTCAGGGTGTTTGAAAAATTCCGATGCGGAAGTTTGCGGGATCCATTTTTGTCCCTGGTAGGTATATATGATCTCTGCGAATACACCATGGAACAAATAGATCCTATGTAGATCCTCTTCCAATGAGGCTAAAACCAAATTATAAGGAGTCAGATACCCAGGCAATACCCTGATTGACTCATCCGATTTGCGTAAGTAAGTCTGGAATTTCATACATTCCTTCTGGAGACTTGGAAGTTCTTCCCTGGAAATTCTACGCTTCAAAGAAAGAATTCTAGTAAATCTACCGATAGGAGAATCCAAAAAATTTTCAAACTGATGGGTCCATTTTGGAAGAGCTTTGGACTCGTATAAGGTTTGAGAAAATGAATCTTCCGCTTTTTCTTTTAAACGATAATATGCCTCTTCATTTTCGTAAGAAACCACAATAAAGAAGGATGCAGGAAGAGGTTTTTTGGGTTTGGAAGAGTTCTGTTTGGAATTCACTTGTTTAAGCGGCTTTCAGGCAGCAGATTATAATTTGGAATCGAAATAATCCAGCAGAATTTTAGTAAGCCAACGACCGTCCGGAAGATCCGGTTTGGAATCCGTCACAAATCCAACATGGCCTCCTTGTTTGGTCAGAATGGTTTTTAAGTTCGGAAGTCTGTTCCAATCGATCGAATTCCATTCGAATAGAGGGACCACTGGATCATCTTCCGCATGGATAAGAATTCCATGATGAGTGATGGATTGGATATATCCTATGCAGGAGTTTTTTTTATAATATTCCATAGCACTCGGATACCCGAAAGAAGGAGCTGTGATCATATCGTCGAAATCAAAAAACGTTTTTATTTTTTTGGAATTTTCCAATTGCAAAGGAGTCAGATCCAATATCCCTTCTTTGATCTTCTTTTTAAAACTGCTAATAAAATGATTTCTGTAAAATCTTCCGGAAAGTGAATCGATAAATTCGCAATTTTTGGCCAGATCCAGGGGAGGGGAGACCGCCGAAAAAGCGAGTGATTTATGATTTCTGGATTCTCCGAAAAATTTTAGGACCAAGTTCGCGGAGAGTGAAAATCCTGATACGAAGATCTTTTGACTCAAATATTCATAGATATAATCCAGAACATCCTGTAAATCTTCCGACTGACCCGCGTAATATGATTTTCTGGAAAACCCTCTTCCTCTTCCGCAATTTCGCAAATTCATCCGGATCACGCCGTATCCTCTTTCCAGAGCGGAGGAAGCAAGAGATATTAAATAAGAACTTTCCGAATCACCTTCCATTCCATGGATCATGAGTATATAACTCCCGTTAGATGGAATGGAGCTCTTACGATACGAGGAAACAGGAGGATTATGTTCTAACCAGAGTTTATCCCCGGATTCTCCGCTTACCGTAAGAAGGATATCTTCGCAGTAATAAGAGGTCCTAAGAGGATTTTCAGGAGGAAAAAGAGTGCTGTAAATAGTTTGTGCATGTTTTCCTGAAACGAATCTTTTAGGTCGAAAATGAGAGGCTTCCATGGATCAACGGATCTCGTTTTCCTTAAAAAACTCTTTCCACTCTTCTTCTTGTTCTTTTTTTAAAAGGGACCGTTTCTCTAAGAATTTCTTAAATTTTTTAAGGAATACTTTTCCCTTCTCTCTGATCTTTGCGTCCTCAGGGAACATATCTTCCAAATAAAAGTTCAAGAATTCGTCCAATTCGAAAGCGCTTAGATCGGAGACTAAAATTTTTTCGGAGGGGTCTTCCGGATCCTCGAATAATAAAGCCGAGAACTCCAAAAGTAGATTAGCTATTTCTTTTTCGGAAAGATGTTGTGCTCCTTCCGGAATAGTTTCCAGATAGGAGCGAACGGTTTCTTCTAAGGAAGAGGGACCAGACAACAGAAAAACCTTAATTTTGTTTCGGGAATTCGATCTTGGTCGCAAGAGTATCTACGATCCCGTATTTGATCGCTTCTTCCGCGTCCATATAATAATCTCTATCCGTGTCTTCTTCCAATTTTTCGACAGGGTGACCGCAAGCGTCTGCAAGTATTTGGTTCAATCTTGCTCTGGTTTTTAAGATCTCTTCTGCTTGGATCTTAAGATCGGATGCAGGAGCAACGATCTGTCCTCCGATACTCGGCTGATGGATCATCACTTTCCCGTTAGGCCAAATGGCTCTTTTACCTTTTACGCCTGCAGCTAAAAGAACGGATCCCATAGAAGCAGCCAGTCCCATACAAACGGTATGAACCGGAGAAGTGATCATTTTCATTGTGTCGTAGATGGTAAGTCCGGAAGTTACAACGCCTCCGGGACTATTGATATAAAATGTGATTTCCTTTCCTGGATCAGCCATTTCCAGATAGAGTAGTTTGCCTACGATATCTTTTGCGGATTCATCGGTAACCGCTCCCCATAAGAAAATTTTTCTATGGTCGATGAACTTTTTGGAAATTTTGCTACCGGCTAATTCTTCGATTACTTCGGTGATTTTTTCAGTCTCGGACATTATGGCTCCCTTAAGCAGCGGTTCGTTCTTCCAGTTTCTTCCTCCGTAATTTCCTGAAAACTCCAATAAATACGAAAGCAACAAAGGAAACGTAAAAAAAGCGAAGTAACTGGATCGGAGGGACCGGCATATCTCGGTCCGCTCTTAAAGCAATTAGACGGGAGGCGAGGACCGGACGATTCTCCGCTTTCGGCTCCGGCTCCCTAAATTTGATAATTTGTGCATTTTCGGAGAGAAGATAATACTTTCTAGCTTCTTTCTCCAAAGCTAATCTATCATCTCTGAGAAGTTTTTGCCTTTCTTCTAACTGTCTATTCTCATACTCCAGTCTTTCCACATCCAAACGAAGGCTGGAAAGACTGGTTTCTAGGGTAGACCGTACGACCAGACCGGACTCTCCCAATACCGTGAAGTAAAACATTCCGGAAAGAAAGAGTAGAAGTAAAAACAGTTTGTTCGCCAAGCCAATTCCCATAAGTAGTTTAGAGATTATAGAATGTATTTCTCCCTTTGTAAACCGCAGAAGAACCTAATTCTTCTTCGATCCTCAAAAGTTCGTTATATTTAGCGATCCTATCGGTCCTGGATAGGGAACCAGTTTTGATCTGGCCCGCGTTCGTACCCACCGCGATATGCGAAATAGTTACGTCCTCCGTTTCTCCGGATCTATGGCTGATCACATTCGTATATTTGGCTTTTTTCGCCATATCGATGGACGCCAAAGTTTCGGATAAACTTCCGATTTGGTTCACCTTGATCAGGATGGAATTGCCCACCTTTTGGGAAATTCCCTGGGAAAGTTTTTCTATATTGGTAACGAACAAATCGTCTCCAACCAGTTGGATCTTCTTACCCACTTTCTCGCTTAGAAGTTTCCAACCTTCCCAGTCATTCTCATCCAGACCGTCTTCAATAGTAATGATCGGATACTTTGAGACTAGATCTGAATAGTATTCCACTAATTCCGCGCTAGAGAACTCTTTATTTCCTTCTCCGCCCAAAACGTATTTTTTCTTGGATTTGTCGAAAAACTCGGAAGAAGCGGCATCTAAACCCAATAATACGTCTTTTTCCGGCTTATAACCCGCTTTTTCAATGGCTTGGAGGATCACTTCTAATCCTTCTAAGTTGCTTGCAAGATCCGGAGCGAATCCTCCCTCATCTCCTACCGCAGTATTCAGTTTTTTGGATTTGAGAACGGACTTAAGGCTATGGAAAACTTCTGCTCCGACTCTTAATGCTTCGCGGAAGCTATTCACTCCCACAGGTAGGATCATAAATTCTTGGAAGTCCACATTATTATCCGCATGGGCCCCACCGTTGATGATGTTCATCATTGGTACGGGAAGTTCATTTGCGAAATTCCCGCCGACGTATCTGTAAAGCGGAAGTCTAGTATGGGATGCTGCCGCCTTTGCTACCGCAAGAGAGGTTCCGAGTATCGCGTTTGCACCTAATTTTGATTTGTTTTTGGTCCCGTCCCGATCCAGCATCAAGAAATCAATTCTGTTTTGGTCTAAAGCGTCTTCGCCGATCAATATGTCTTTGATCTTGACGTTTACGTTTTCTACGGCTTTTAGGACACCTTTGCCTAAATAACGGGATTTATCTCCGTCTCTTAATTCTACCGCTTCGTATTCTCCTGTGGAGGCTCCGGAGGGAACTGCAGCTCTACCGAAAGAGCCGTCTTCCAGTGTTATATCTACTTCAACCGTAGGATTTCCTCTGGAATCCATGATTTCGCGGGCACGGATCGCCGAAATTTTGGAGCTTTTGGACATGTGATTTCCTTATAATACCTATCTCTTATAGATTTTTCCTGAAATCCTTTTGTTACGCGGAAATAAATCAAGCGGGAAAAGCAGGAAAAAGATTGCCTGGACCGGCTATAAAGATACAAATCCGTCGATGAAGACCACTGAAAAACATTCACTATTCTTTCATATCTCCTTCACGATACTATGTATCATAGTTCTATTACTTCCAATTCCAGCGACTAACGGTTGGAGATTGTTTTTTCTGGTTTTAGTCTATAATATCTCTCTGCCAATCGTTGCCCAGGTTTGGGAACATGACCGTTGGATGGATATTTTTCTTTTTGTTTTACCTGTAAGTATTCTACAAGTGATCCCTGATTGGTTCTTATCCAAAGTGCTTGGGGTTTTGGTGTTCCCTCCGGACGGATTTTATAAGATCGGAACAGTATCCGCATATATGGCCGGCCTTTGGACCATTCCACTTTTTATCATAGTGTATGTGGCCACTCGATTTGAAAAAAGATATCCTGAGGCAAATCCGCTCAGCAAATATCTGTTAGCCGGAGGAACCGCATTTTTGATCTTCTTCTTATCCGAAGAATTTATGAGACTAATACCGGTCTGGTATGCGCAGAATGTTTCCATGATCGGACATACTGCGATCTATGTTTTATTTCCTGAATTCGTCTTGGGAATATTTGCCACATTCGCATATTTTCATACCGAGCATAAACCTTTTAGGACCAAGTTACTTTGGGCAATCCCAACGATGGCTGTATACTTGGGAACTCTCTCTTTCAGTTATTTATTTGTAGAAGGTGTTTGGAAAGTCTAAAAAAGAATGAAGGTCCTGACCCAAATTTCTGAAATTAAGGACTTAGTCTCGGATCGAAATCCGGAAATCCTTTCTCTTCCTGAGGAATTTTCGCAGGAAACGGAAGTGGATCCGGAATATTCTTATACCATCCAGAAGGAATTCCAAGTCCAGGGTAAAGCCACCTTCGAGAACAAAGAATCGATCATTAAAGTGAGTCCCATCCAAAATGGAAGATCCGGATTTAGTTGGAATGGGATCAGATACGATTTAGATAGTAGGAAATGTATTAAAGGAAATCATAATATACAATTAGGAGAAGTAAAGGTGATAGAACATCCTCTTGCCTGGATGTTGGCATTCGGAATATATGCTGATTTTACCTTGACCGAATCCAGTTTTCCCACCTTCGATTTTTGCGATCGAGTCTATATGGACCATTCGAAGGGAAATTTAAAGAAATTAGGGGAAAGAAAAAAGATCTCTGTATCTTCTCCATTCGCTCTAGTTTGGGAAAAGGGTTACTGCGTTTTGGAGCCTTCGGTCCAGGAGTCGCAAGGTCTCGTGATCGATCACCAAGTAGAATATCCGGGTACTACCGTTGGAAAATCGAGGATTGTGACCGAACTCACTGCGGAGAATTTTTCTTATTTCGGGGACGCAAGGACCACCGCGTTCCGTAACAAAAAGGATGCGGAAAGTTTTTATCAGATCGGGCTTGCCGGTGGATTGAAAGATTATCCTTTTACCTTGGAAAACGTATTACTTTTAGATGAAGATAAAATCTATAATATTCGGGACAAGTTTCAGGACTCGAGGTCCGGTTACAATTACGAATTCATCTGTCATGAATTGATAGATATCATTTCTTGGTTACGTTTTGTAGAAGAAAAATATGAAGGAAAATTTTTCGGAAAGATGACAACTTTTCTTTTTGATCATCACAAACAGATAGATATCGCCCAGTTTTCTTGTGATCCGGAAGAATTGGAAAAATACGGGATCCGGATAGAAAATTAATTTCGGGTAAAGGATTTCCAAAAACCTAAAACTACTTGAAATAGAAACGGTTTCGTTTTAAAAAATCAAAACGAAGTCCATTTTCCCTAAAGAGGTTACCAATGCGGATCGGAATATTACCGCTATTATTTATCCTAATGATCGCAGTAAATTGTGTAGCGTTAAACACTACCGGTTTAACGAATCGTTATAAAGGAAGTGAAGCAAAGGATAAAATAGAAGAGGCGGCAACCCTTGCGGCTCAATTGTATGCGATCGGGAGCGGAGATTTTTCCGGCTCTACGTATTTGAATAATATATTTCTTCCGCCGATCCTGGCAGGGATCAAGCCCAGCGAATATTACGCTAAAGAAGATGTGCATGCTTGTGTGGACGAGATTAAATTGTTCGGAGCCTTAGGACTTCAACCGTCTATCGCAGTTCTGTTCGGGCAATGCTCGAATTTACAGCCTGACAATAATATCTATGGAAGTGTAGACTAAATTTCCTTTTCAACACTGACCCCCGGCTTCACTGAAGCTGGGGGCAAATTTCCCCAAGTAAAAGACTTTTCACCGGGTCCCTCTCGCTGGACTTTGTTTATAGCAATGTCCGATCGCCAACAATACATCCGCAATTTTTCGATTATCGCCCATATTGACCACGGTAAGTCCACCTTAGCGGACAGACTCTTGGAAATAGGCCGGATCACTGATGATCGGACCAAAAAAGACCAGATCCTGGACTCCATGGATATAGAGAGGGAGAGAGGGATCACGATCAAGGCAAACAACGCCACCTTTAATTATACCGCTGCTGACGGACATACTTATACGATGAACCTGATCGATACTCCAGGCCACGTGGATTTTACTTACGAAGTTTCCAGATCCTTAAAAGCATGCGAGGGAGTTCTACTCATAGTGGATGCAAGCCAAGGAGTAGAAGCCCAAACCTTAGCAAACTTGTATCTTGCTATGGAGCAAGACCTGGCAATCATACCTGTCATGAATAAGGTGGATCTTCCTGCAGCTGATGTGGAGAAGACCAAACTTCAGATCGAAGACAGTTTAGGTTTGGATGCTGAGAATGCTGTCGCGATTTCCGCGAAAACGGGACTGAACGTGCAGGCGGTCTTGGAAGAGATCACAAAACAAATTCCTCCACCGAAAGGAGATCCTAAGGCTCCTCTCAAAGCGTTAATTTATGATTCATACTTCGATCCATATATGGGCGTTGTGATCAAAATCAGAGTATTCGACGGAAGTGTAAAAAAAGGGGACCGAATCCTTTTGATGAGTAGCCAAAAGGATTTTACAGTCAATGAAGTAGGGATCAAAGGAATTACTTTAACGCCTACAGATTCTCTCACTGCGGGAGAAGTAGGATATATCATCGCAGGTATCAAAAAAGTTTCCGATGCAAGAACGGGGGATACCGTTACCTTATACTCCAATCCGAGTGCGGAAGCGGTTCCAGGATACAAAGATGCAAAACCGATGGTGTTTGCAGGACTATTTCCGATCGCAGGAGAACAATTCGAAGAATTAGTAGATGCGATCGAAAAGATGAAACTGAATGATGCAGCGCTAGTGTATGAGAAAGAAAGTTCCGCGGCATTGGGATTCGGATTTCGAGTTGGGTATCTGGGACTTCTCCACATGGAAATCGTACAGGAAAGATTAGAAAGAGAATTCAATCTCGATCTGATCACTACTGCTCCTTCCGTAAAATATACCATCAAAATGAAGAATGGAGAGGTTTTCGATATTGATAACCCTTCTAAATTCCCGGATCCCGTTTTTATAGAATCTACGGAAGAACCTTATGTTAAGGCCTCAATCATTACTCCAAACGAATATGTGGGAAATATTATGACCTTAGCGATCGAAAAAAGAGGGGTACAATTGGATACTGTATATCTTTCGCAAGACAAGGTCCAGTTAACCTACGAGATCCCGCTCTCCGAACTTATTTTCGAATTTTATGATAAACTAAAGTCTTTGACCAGAGGTTACGCTTCTTTGGATTACGAGCCTTGCGGTTATAAGGCTTCCAAGTTGGTTAAAATGGATATCCTTGTGAACGGGGAATCTGTGGACGCTCTCTCTATGATCGTTCACAATTCCAAGGCGGAATCTCGCGGTAGAGAGATTATCGAAAAACTGAAAGAAATAATCCCGCGTCACCAATTTATGATCCCGATCCAAGCTGCAGTCGGAGGGAAGATCCTCGCCAGAGAAAGTATTTCCGCCCTTCGTAAGAACGTAACCGCTAAATGTTACGGTGGAGATATCACTCGTAAGAAGAAACTTTTAGAGAAGCAGAAGGAAGGGAAAAAACGAATGAAACAGATCGGAAATGTGGAAATCCCTCAAGAAGCGTTCCTGGCAGTCCTAAAAACAGGGGATTAATTTTTGAAAGACTCCGTTTTGCGTTTCAGCAGAACCGGAGAAGATTTCGTTCTCAAAATACATTCTTCGGAACTTTTCATCAAAAGAGAAGATCGGATCTTCTTTTCCCAAGGGACCAAGATCCGTAAACTACTTGGAATTTATAAAAGTTTAGAATCGAAATTCCGGTCAGGGGAGATCCGAAAGGTCATCTTACAAGGGAATTTGCATTCAAATGCGGTCCTTGCTGGGAGTTTGTTTTTTCGATTTGTCGAAGTGCCTACAAAAATCCTGGGATATTCCAGGGATCCAAAGCTCATTTCTCCTGCTTCTATCATTTCTAAACGGTTTTCGGAGCTGGAATTGTATCCGACACGGAAGGAATGGGAGAGAATTGTCGAAGATACTACAAATTCTCTTCCTTCCAGCCAAATCCTGATCCCGGAATATCTATTCACACCAGAGGCTCTGCAGGGACTTGCTTCTCTTTGGAATGAAATAGATCCGACAAGATACGATCGGATCGTATTAGACGTTGGTTCAGGGCTTACGTGGATTTCTGCTATTTTATGGGGAAAACTCCCGGTCACCGGGATTTGTCTAGGTATACAAAAGGAGAAGTTTCTTCCTTGGATGAGATCCAATTTGTCGTCACTTCTACTTTCGAATGTAAATCTTCCTTTGGAAACCTTGATCGATCCAAAAGAAAAAGGAAAAGCGGATTTCTCCTATGGCAAAAAAGGGAATATCTGGCTGGAAAGATCGAAAGAATACCAAAGAAGATTCGGAATTTATTTAGAGCCTATCTATGCTGCAAAGTCTATTCGCATTATTGAATCTATGATGGAGAATAGAGAATTGGAAGGAAGGATTTTGTATATTTATCAAGGAGGTATCTTACAAGGCGGAATAACTTCGATTTCTCCCTAAGGGATTCGGCGCATAGCATAACTTATATATCGAGTCTGAAGTTCCTTTCAAAAAGAAAAAGGCCATCTTTCGAAGGCCTTTTTCTCAATTGGTAGTAACCAGAAGTCTTAAGAAAGAATATATTCTTTATTCAAAACTCGGATAAAATCCCGTTTGATTTCTTTCGGACAAGCCGCCTCGCATTCATACTGATTCGTACAATTTCCGAAACCTTCTTTGTCCATAGCGTTTACCATGTTTTTTACACGTTCTTTTTTCTCGACTTGCCCCTGAGGCAGTAGTGCAAGGTGAGAAATTTTTGCCGAAACAAAAAGCATAGCGGAAGCATTTTTACAAGAAGCAACACAAGCACCACAACCGATACAAGTGGCTGCATCCATTGCAACGTCCGCATCCTTTTTTGGGATCGGCAATGCGTTTGCGTCGGGAGCTCCTCCCGTATTGACACTGACGAATCCCCCTGCTTGGATGATCCTGTCAAAACCGCTACGATCTACGACTAGGTCTTTTACGACCGGGAATGCTTTCGCTCTCCATGGTTCTAAATAGATCGTGTCTCCATCTTTAAAACT is from Leptospira sp. WS58.C1 and encodes:
- a CDS encoding succinate dehydrogenase/fumarate reductase iron-sulfur subunit, which translates into the protein MDLKLKVWRQKNAKEKGKIVNYDAKGISPDMSFLEMLDVVNEDLIVKGDDPIAFEHDCREGICGSCNIMINGEAHGPLPGVTTCQLHMRSFKDGDTIYLEPWRAKAFPVVKDLVVDRSGFDRIIQAGGFVSVNTGGAPDANALPIPKKDADVAMDAATCIGCGACVASCKNASAMLFVSAKISHLALLPQGQVEKKERVKNMVNAMDKEGFGNCTNQYECEAACPKEIKRDFIRVLNKEYILS
- the lepA gene encoding translation elongation factor 4, with product MSDRQQYIRNFSIIAHIDHGKSTLADRLLEIGRITDDRTKKDQILDSMDIERERGITIKANNATFNYTAADGHTYTMNLIDTPGHVDFTYEVSRSLKACEGVLLIVDASQGVEAQTLANLYLAMEQDLAIIPVMNKVDLPAADVEKTKLQIEDSLGLDAENAVAISAKTGLNVQAVLEEITKQIPPPKGDPKAPLKALIYDSYFDPYMGVVIKIRVFDGSVKKGDRILLMSSQKDFTVNEVGIKGITLTPTDSLTAGEVGYIIAGIKKVSDARTGDTVTLYSNPSAEAVPGYKDAKPMVFAGLFPIAGEQFEELVDAIEKMKLNDAALVYEKESSAALGFGFRVGYLGLLHMEIVQERLEREFNLDLITTAPSVKYTIKMKNGEVFDIDNPSKFPDPVFIESTEEPYVKASIITPNEYVGNIMTLAIEKRGVQLDTVYLSQDKVQLTYEIPLSELIFEFYDKLKSLTRGYASLDYEPCGYKASKLVKMDILVNGESVDALSMIVHNSKAESRGREIIEKLKEIIPRHQFMIPIQAAVGGKILARESISALRKNVTAKCYGGDITRKKKLLEKQKEGKKRMKQIGNVEIPQEAFLAVLKTGD
- a CDS encoding 1-aminocyclopropane-1-carboxylate deaminase, whose amino-acid sequence is MKDSVLRFSRTGEDFVLKIHSSELFIKREDRIFFSQGTKIRKLLGIYKSLESKFRSGEIRKVILQGNLHSNAVLAGSLFFRFVEVPTKILGYSRDPKLISPASIISKRFSELELYPTRKEWERIVEDTTNSLPSSQILIPEYLFTPEALQGLASLWNEIDPTRYDRIVLDVGSGLTWISAILWGKLPVTGICLGIQKEKFLPWMRSNLSSLLLSNVNLPLETLIDPKEKGKADFSYGKKGNIWLERSKEYQRRFGIYLEPIYAAKSIRIIESMMENRELEGRILYIYQGGILQGGITSISP